Proteins found in one Bacillus subtilis subsp. subtilis str. 168 genomic segment:
- the aadK gene encoding aminoglycoside 6-adenylyltransferase (Evidence 1a: Function from experimental evidences in the studied strain; PubMedId: 8293959; Product type e : enzyme), which translates to MRSEQEMMDIFLDFALNDERIRLVTLEGSRTNRNIPPDNFQDYDISYFVTDVESFKENDQWLEIFGKRIMMQKPEDMELFPPELGNWFSYIILFEDGNKLDLTLIPIREAEDYFANNDGLVKVLLDKDSFINYKVTPNDRQYWIKRPTAREFDDCCNEFWMVSTYVVKGLARNEILFAIDHLNEIVRPNLLRMMAWHIASQKGYSFSMGKNYKFMKRYLSNKEWEELMSTYSVNGYQEMWKSLFTCYALFRKYSKAVSEGLAYKYPDYDEGITKYTEGIYCSVK; encoded by the coding sequence ATGCGAAGTGAGCAGGAAATGATGGACATTTTTTTGGACTTTGCTTTGAACGATGAGAGAATCCGATTGGTCACTTTGGAAGGGTCACGTACAAACAGAAATATCCCTCCTGACAACTTCCAAGATTATGACATCTCGTATTTTGTAACTGATGTAGAATCTTTTAAAGAAAATGATCAGTGGCTCGAAATCTTTGGGAAGCGCATTATGATGCAAAAACCAGAAGATATGGAGCTTTTTCCTCCCGAATTAGGTAATTGGTTTTCATACATTATTCTTTTTGAGGATGGCAACAAATTAGATCTAACCCTTATTCCAATTCGTGAAGCAGAAGATTATTTTGCTAATAACGATGGTTTGGTTAAGGTATTGCTTGATAAGGATTCGTTCATCAACTATAAAGTGACCCCAAATGATCGCCAATACTGGATAAAAAGGCCGACTGCAAGGGAATTTGATGATTGCTGTAATGAGTTCTGGATGGTTTCGACTTACGTAGTAAAAGGACTAGCAAGAAATGAAATCCTTTTTGCCATTGACCATTTAAATGAAATTGTACGTCCTAATTTATTGAGAATGATGGCCTGGCATATCGCATCTCAGAAAGGGTATTCATTTAGTATGGGGAAGAACTATAAATTTATGAAGCGGTACCTTTCAAATAAAGAATGGGAGGAACTCATGTCTACATATTCTGTGAATGGGTATCAGGAAATGTGGAAGTCTTTATTTACTTGCTATGCATTATTTAGAAAGTATTCAAAAGCTGTATCAGAAGGTCTTGCATATAAGTATCCTGATTACGATGAAGGTATTACTAAGTATACGGAAGGTATTTATTGCTCAGTAAAGTGA
- the yrpB gene encoding putative anionic nitroalkane monoxygenase (Evidence 3: Putative function from multiple computational evidences; PubMedId: 9501443; Product type e: enzyme) yields the protein MNEFMKKFSLTKPIIQAPMAGGITKPRLASAVSNQGALGSLASGYLTPDLLEQQIKEIFELTDAPFQINVFVPLGLEMPPKDQIKKWKENIPLANQVNQFTSVQEEWDDFYQKIDLILKYKVKACSFTFDLPPEDAVKELKTAGCCLIGTASTVEEALLMEERGMDIVVLQGSEAGGHRGAFLPSKGESAVGLMALIPQAADALSVPVIAAGGMIDHRGVKAALTLGAQGVQIGSAFLICHESNAHPVHKQKILEANEADTKLTTLFSGKEARGIVNKWMEENEQFETQTLPYPYQNTLTKAMRQKASLQNNHDQMSLWAGQGIRSLTEEISVKQLLNQLCQEDIKI from the coding sequence ATGAATGAATTTATGAAAAAGTTTTCTTTAACAAAACCGATTATTCAAGCTCCAATGGCTGGCGGTATTACAAAGCCCCGACTTGCATCTGCAGTTTCGAATCAAGGTGCTCTTGGCAGCTTAGCATCGGGGTATCTTACGCCAGACCTCCTAGAACAACAAATAAAAGAAATATTTGAGCTGACAGACGCTCCTTTTCAAATTAATGTGTTTGTTCCGCTAGGTCTAGAGATGCCACCAAAAGATCAGATTAAAAAGTGGAAAGAAAACATACCGTTAGCTAATCAAGTAAATCAATTCACATCTGTACAAGAAGAGTGGGATGACTTCTATCAAAAAATTGATCTAATTTTAAAATACAAGGTTAAGGCTTGCTCATTCACTTTTGATCTGCCGCCTGAAGACGCAGTAAAGGAGCTAAAAACCGCTGGATGCTGTTTAATAGGAACCGCTTCAACAGTAGAAGAAGCATTGTTAATGGAAGAACGGGGAATGGATATAGTAGTCCTTCAAGGAAGTGAAGCCGGTGGACATCGCGGAGCATTCTTACCTTCCAAAGGTGAATCTGCCGTAGGTTTAATGGCTCTGATTCCACAAGCAGCAGATGCACTGAGCGTACCTGTCATAGCTGCTGGGGGAATGATAGACCACAGAGGAGTAAAAGCAGCTTTAACCCTCGGAGCCCAAGGCGTTCAAATCGGTTCTGCCTTTTTAATTTGTCACGAGAGTAACGCACATCCAGTGCATAAACAGAAAATACTAGAAGCAAACGAAGCAGATACAAAGCTTACGACATTATTTTCAGGTAAAGAGGCCAGAGGAATCGTAAATAAATGGATGGAAGAAAATGAACAGTTTGAGACACAAACCCTTCCGTACCCTTATCAAAATACACTAACGAAGGCAATGAGACAGAAGGCTTCACTTCAAAATAACCATGATCAGATGTCTTTATGGGCAGGTCAAGGGATACGGTCATTGACTGAGGAAATTTCGGTTAAGCAGCTTTTAAATCAGCTTTGCCAAGAGGATATAAAAATATAG